One segment of Rhodopirellula baltica SH 1 DNA contains the following:
- a CDS encoding transcriptional regulator codes for MTKIAANNTAKLNDETPVELQEMAAAIDALPARYRDAVAPALARVVECSTRRRRILNLVQEALSQLRLDMKYLIFDLEATRRERDQYKEMLEQDGSL; via the coding sequence ATGACCAAGATCGCTGCAAACAACACCGCCAAACTCAACGACGAAACTCCTGTTGAATTGCAAGAAATGGCTGCCGCCATCGATGCACTGCCCGCACGCTATCGTGACGCCGTTGCACCCGCTTTGGCTCGAGTCGTGGAATGCAGCACTCGTCGTCGTCGAATTCTGAACTTGGTCCAAGAAGCCCTGTCGCAACTGCGTTTGGACATGAAGTATCTGATCTTCGATTTGGAAGCGACCCGTCGCGAACGTGACCAATACAAAGAGATGTTGGAACAAGACGGCTCGCTCTAA